The Danio rerio strain Tuebingen ecotype United States chromosome 1, GRCz12tu, whole genome shotgun sequence genome includes a region encoding these proteins:
- the zgc:152658 gene encoding uncharacterized protein LOC767632 (The RefSeq protein has 2 substitutions, 1 non-frameshifting indel compared to this genomic sequence), protein MCSSFKNLENVSPGPSPTPSKSWISAFSKELLVFCVVAFLAFGIQINNSDQQIQHLNNTVQHPGDPLRILLVGKTGVGKSATGNTIIGQDVFKSEISSSSVTGHCEKFHTVINGRKVSVIDSPGLFDTSLPVHEVVNRIKLCIPLSAPGPHVFLVVIQLGRFTDEEEEAVKIIQAAFGEESSIYTMALFTHGDRLEGKNIHTFVRDSPKLLSFIRTCKGRYHVFNNKEKNPEQVIQLLEQIDKMVTGNGGQHYTSEMLEKVERAIEKEKRRILREMEEQRQKEIAALREQLEDEAYEKALQTLNSKYEQVARYKAEIDFPAILHVVTTLINALSRFFF, encoded by the exons ATGTGCTCTTCATTTAAAA ATTTGGAGAATGTTTCTCCTGGACCATCACCAACACCATCAAAGTCTTGGATCTCAGCTTTCTCAAAAGAACTACTGGTGTTTTGTGTTGTTGTCGCATTTCTTGCATTTGGGATTCAG ATCAACAGTAGCGATCAACAAATACAACACTTGAACAATACAg tGCAACATCCTGGCGATCCACTCCGGATACTTTTAGTTGGAAAAACAGGTGTGGGAAAGAGCGCAACAGGCAACACCATCATTGGACAAGACGTTTTTAAGTCAGAGATTTCATCTTCCTCTGTGACTGGACATTGTGAAAAGTTTCACACAGTTATTAACGGCAGAAAAGTGTCCGTCATTGACTCTCCGGGTCTGTTTGACACCAGCTTACCTGTGCATGAAGTGGTCAACAGAATTAAACTCTGCATTCCTCTCTCAGCTCCAGGTCCACATGTGTTTTTAGTTGTGATTCAGCTTGGCAGATTCactgatgaagaagaagaagctgTGAAAATCATCCAAGCAGCCTTTGGTGAAGAATCCTCCATATACACCATGGCTCTGTTCACTCATGGAGATCGATTGGAGGGGAAAAACATTCACACGTTTGTGCGGGACAGTCCAAAACTGCTCAGCTTCATCAGAACCTGCAAAGGACGATATCATGTGTTTAATAATAAAGAGAAAAATCCAGAGCAAGTCATTCAGCTGCTTGAGCAGATTGATAAAATGGTAACTGGAAATGGTGGTCAACACTACACCAGTGAGATGCTGGAAAAGGTAGAGAGAGCGATTGAGAAAGAGAAACGGCGCATTCTGAGGGAGATGGAGGAGCAGAGACAGAAGGAGATCGCAGCTCTGAGGGAACAACTTGAAGATGAGGCctatgaaaaagcactgcaaaCACTAAACAGTAAATATGAGCAGGTCGCAAGATACAAAGCAGAAATTGACTTCCCAGCAATACTCCATGTGGTCACCACTTTAATTAACGCATTAAGCAAATTCTTTTTTTGA
- the zgc:194443 gene encoding uncharacterized protein isoform X1: MSSLFKLFFTEILMPSVIVAAIAMGIEIYKEEKQHLSDIVRYSGDPLRILLVGKTGVGKSATGNTIIGQDVFKSEISSSSVTGHCEKFHTVINGRKVSVIDSPGLFDTSLPVDEVVNRIKLCIPLSAPGPHVFLVVIQLGRFTDEEEEAVKIIQAAFGEESSIYTMALFTHGDRLEGKNIHTFVRDSPKLLSFIRTCDGRYHVFNNKEENPEQVIQLLEQIDKMVTGNGGQHYTSEMLERAERANEEERRRILKEKQEQKQKEIAALREQLEDEAYEKAMKRLNNKYS; this comes from the exons ATGAGCTCTTTATTTAAAC tttttttcacaGAAATACTGATGCCTTCTGTAATTGTTGCTGCCATTGCAATGGGGATTGAG ATCTATAaagaagaaaaacagcatttgtcTGATATAG TGCGTTATTCTGGTGATCCACTCCGGATACTTTTGGTTGGAAAAACAGGTGTGGGAAAGAGCGCAACAGGCAACACCATCATTGGACAAGACGTTTTTAAGTCAGAGATTTCATCTTCCTCTGTGACTGGACATTGTGAAAAGTTTCACACAGTTATTAACGGCAGAAAAGTGTCCGTCATTGACTCTCCGGGTCTGTTTGACACCAGCTTACCTGTGGATGAAGTGGTCAACAGAATTAAACTCTGCATTCCTCTCTCAGCTCCAGGTCCACATGTGTTTTTAGTTGTGATTCAGCTTGGCAGATTCactgatgaagaagaagaagctgTGAAAATCATCCAAGCAGCCTTTGGTGAGGAATCCTCCATATACACCATGGCTCTGTTCACTCATGGAGATCGATTGGAGGGGAAAAACATTCACACGTTTGTGCGGGACAGTCCAAAACTGCTCAGCTTCATCAGAACCTGCGATGGACGATATCATGTGTTTAATAATAAAGAGGAAAATCCAGAGCAAGTCATTCAGCTGCTTGAGCAGATTGATAAAATGGTGACTGGAAATGGTGGTCAACACTACACCAGTGAGATGCTGGAGAGAGCAGAAAGAGCGAATGAAGAAGAAAGACGACGTATCCTGAAGGAGAAGCAGGAGCAGAAACAGAAGGAGATCGCAGCTCTGAGGGAACAACTTGAAGATGAGGCTTATGAAAAAGCAATGAAAAGGTTAAACAATAAATATAGCTAA
- the zgc:194443 gene encoding uncharacterized protein LOC100170776 — protein sequence MPSVIVAAIAMGIEIYKEEKQHLSDIVRYSGDPLRILLVGKTGVGKSATGNTIIGQDVFKSEISSSSVTGHCEKFHTVINGRKVSVIDSPGLFDTSLPVDEVVNRIKLCIPLSAPGPHVFLVVIQLGRFTDEEEEAVKIIQAAFGEESSIYTMALFTHGDRLEGKNIHTFVRDSPKLLSFIRTCDGRYHVFNNKEENPEQVIQLLEQIDKMVTGNGGQHYTSEMLERAERANEEERRRILKEKQEQKQKEIAALREQLEDEAYEKAMKRLNNKYS from the exons ATGCCTTCTGTAATTGTTGCTGCCATTGCAATGGGGATTGAG ATCTATAaagaagaaaaacagcatttgtcTGATATAG TGCGTTATTCTGGTGATCCACTCCGGATACTTTTGGTTGGAAAAACAGGTGTGGGAAAGAGCGCAACAGGCAACACCATCATTGGACAAGACGTTTTTAAGTCAGAGATTTCATCTTCCTCTGTGACTGGACATTGTGAAAAGTTTCACACAGTTATTAACGGCAGAAAAGTGTCCGTCATTGACTCTCCGGGTCTGTTTGACACCAGCTTACCTGTGGATGAAGTGGTCAACAGAATTAAACTCTGCATTCCTCTCTCAGCTCCAGGTCCACATGTGTTTTTAGTTGTGATTCAGCTTGGCAGATTCactgatgaagaagaagaagctgTGAAAATCATCCAAGCAGCCTTTGGTGAGGAATCCTCCATATACACCATGGCTCTGTTCACTCATGGAGATCGATTGGAGGGGAAAAACATTCACACGTTTGTGCGGGACAGTCCAAAACTGCTCAGCTTCATCAGAACCTGCGATGGACGATATCATGTGTTTAATAATAAAGAGGAAAATCCAGAGCAAGTCATTCAGCTGCTTGAGCAGATTGATAAAATGGTGACTGGAAATGGTGGTCAACACTACACCAGTGAGATGCTGGAGAGAGCAGAAAGAGCGAATGAAGAAGAAAGACGACGTATCCTGAAGGAGAAGCAGGAGCAGAAACAGAAGGAGATCGCAGCTCTGAGGGAACAACTTGAAGATGAGGCTTATGAAAAAGCAATGAAAAGGTTAAACAATAAATATAGCTAA
- the si:ch211-113e8.9 gene encoding GTPase IMAP family member 7 isoform X2: MEITGTSSGEQSNISRGLTLCLCLVIVPLFAVAVGVFYQDYGQQNLNSNYSSGLQLFHLDEPLRIILVGVTGAGRSASGNTILGKKVFQSEISSSSVTKRCETSNAIVHGRNISVVDTPGLIDSSLTRDELMDRIKQCLPLSAPGPHVFLVVIQLGRFTDEEAEAVKTIQNIFGEESSTYTMALFTHGDQLKGKNIHRFIRDSPKLLRFIKTCGGRFHVFNNEDQNPEQVLKLFDDVDKIVTGNEGQHYISEILERERAIEAEKQHILREKEEDKKKETEALKATLERVAFLKAKEKLDNMYEQQARWQAVQKIDVQNGWSFLDKVKTFFKRILKLKECVKDLIFVISVVANTF, translated from the exons ATGGAAATCACGGGGACCTCTAGTGGAGAACAATCAAATATCTCAAGAGGCTTAACTTTGTGCTTGTGCTTGGTAATAGTCCCACTGTTTGCTGTAGCCGTAGGAGTGTTTTATCAG GACTATGGCCAACAAAATTTGAATTCCAACTATTCCAGTGGTTTGCAACTATTCCATTTAG ATGAACCGCTCCGGATTATTTTGGTCGGAGTGACAGGAGCAGGAAGAAGTGCCTCAGGCAACACCATCCTTGGAAAGAAAGTATTTCAATCGGAGATCTCCTCTTCCTCTGTGACTAAGCGATGTGAAACTAGTAATGCAATAGTACATGGAAGAAATATATCAGTTGTGGACACCCCAGGCCTGATTGACAGCAGCCTAACAAGAGATGAGCTGATGGACAGAATTAAACAATGCCTTCCTCTCTCAGCTCCTGGTCCACATGTGTTTTTAGTTGTGATTCAGCTTGGCAGATTCACTGATGAAGAAGCAGAAGCTGTTAAaaccattcaaaacatttttggtGAAGAGTCCTCCACGTACACCATGGCTCTGTTCACTCATGGAGATCAACTGAAgggcaaaaatattcacagatTTATACGGGACAGTCCTAAACTGCTCCGCTTCATCAAAACCTGTGGTGGAAGATTCCATGTTTTTAATAATGAAGACCAGAATCCTGAACAAGTCCTAAAGTTGTTTGACGATGTTGACAAAATAGTGACAGGCAATGAGGGCCAACATTACATCAGTGAAATTCTGGAGCGAGAGAGGGCGATCgaggctgaaaaacagcacatcctgagagagaaagaggaagacAAGAAGAAGGAAACGGAAGCTCTGAAAGCTACTCTTGAACGTGTAGCGTTTTTAAAGGCAAAAGAAAAACTGGACAACATGTATGAACAGCAGGCACGATGGCAAGCTGTGCAAAAGATTGATGTGCAGAACGGTTGGTCATTTCTTGATAAagtaaaaacttttttcaaaaGAATCTTGAAACTTAAAGAGTGTGTGAAAGATTTAATCTTTGTGATTAGCGTTGTAGCTAATACATTCTGA